In the Acanthochromis polyacanthus isolate Apoly-LR-REF ecotype Palm Island chromosome 20, KAUST_Apoly_ChrSc, whole genome shotgun sequence genome, CCTGGTTTCATCTCTGGTATCACCAGGTGGACGATCCCGGCATTAAGCGAGCGTTGATGGACGGTTTTCCAGGCGTCCTGGAGACTCCGGACCAACAGGGCAGAAAAATCCTCATCCTGTTTGCTTCTAACTGGGACCAGAGCAGGTAAAACACAAACCTTTATACCTTTATACCACTTTATGAGGACCAGAGCAGGTAAAACACAAACCTTTATACCTTTATACCACTTTATGAGGACCAGAGCAGGTAAAACACAAACCTTTATATCTTTGTACCGCTTTATGAGGAACAGAACAGGTAAGACACACACCTTTACACCTTTATACTGCATCATGATGACAAATCCTGCTTTCACTGATCAGTTGATTCAGTTTGTGAAATGTTCTGTGATATTTAAAGCCGACTTCTCTGAATATTGAGTCCAGAGACTGGATCTGCAGTGTTCTACAGCTTACAACACAGAGATGTGTGGTATTGATTGGAAACACCGAGAGTCTAATGAGTCACTTGTGTTCTGAAATAGAACAACAGAGCTGTAGTTAAAGACCGTCACGCTCCCTGTAGCCATCGATTAGCGGCTGAATAGTTCCTCCCCCTGCAGGAACTCCTTCACCGACATCCTGAGAGCCATCCTGCTGTCTCTGGAGGTTCTCATCGAGAACCCGGAGCTGCAGATCAACGGCTTCATCCTCATCATCGACTGGAGCAACTTCTCCTTCAAACAGGCCTCCAAGCTCACGCCCAACATCCTGAAGCTGGCGATAGAAGGCCTCCAGGTGGGAAACCCTCCTCTCCtcgttgtttgttttctgtcctcGACTCGTCTCCTCGTGTCTCGGATGTTGCGAAACTAAACCATGACTCCTCGTCTCCTCAGGACAGCTTCCCTGCGCGGTTTGGAGGAATCCACTTTGTGAATCAGCCGTGGTACATCCATGCCATGTACACCATCATCAAACCCTTCCTCAAAGACAAGACCAGGAAAAGGGTGAGGACACATTTCTTTGCTATATATttatcatgatgccgccaccaccatgtttcatataatgatgttgccaccaccatgctttagtTCTTTATCCTCTCATCTCTTTCTCACcatgtttttcctcctcagatCTTCCTCCACGGTAACAACCTGAACTCGCTCCACCAGCTCATTCAGCCCGAGTGTTTGCCGTCGGAGTTTGGCGGGACGCTGCCGCCGTACGACATGGGGATCTGGGCGCGAACGCTGCTGGGACCCGACTACAACGACGAGACTGAGTACACGCTAACATACGACGCCCTGCACGTCCGGGAGAACTGTGGAGGAGATAAGGACCTGATGAAGAGGTGGGGACCAGGTTCTCCTCTGGACATCTATTGACTTGGCTGCATTAATTTGCcttctacctttacaagccttgaTACTGCAACCACCGtgtttcacgtcatgatgctgtcaccaccatgtttcgcatcatgatgctgccatgaTGGTGTACTTGgtatcatctagtctgatggacaaaGAGCTCCATTATGTTCTCCTCTTTCTAGtcactccttcagagtagtcatagtgtcttggtggcctccctcactagtctctgtCTTGTTTCAGGTCTCAGTCAGCGGTGGAACCAGGAACTCTCCGGCAGACGGACCGGGAGACGAGCACACCGCTGCTGGCTCTGGACTAAACACACGACACACttcttgaaaacacactttaagCCACAACCAGCACCAGCTGTGTGTTAATCTGGTGGATTTGTCCTTCTGTCCCGTTGACCTGACGGTGACCGAACCCACTGCACAGGACTCACACAGACATCTGTACTTCTATCTTTGTGAGGACCGTAATTAGCATAACGCAGCATCCAGCAGAATGATATCATACTAGCTGTTATTAAGGACTAAAGAAGAGTCCTGGGTCATCATGTTTAAAACCAACCAAATCTGAAGAAGGTTCCCTGAGAACAGGCtgtttttttatcttcattaactatatttaatgaagccatgcaatattttaccttcatactaaGAATATTTTCAGATGTATTGGCCCTTTAAGTACATAGAGGTGTTTATGTAATGgacttttccatcatttctgagcccaGAACTTCATCAGAACAGCAGATTACATTACACAACACATTAAAAgttgacaccagatcagttctACATCCGTCCAGGTGTCACAATGTAAAGACTAAATCCGGTTTTTGTTCAATTCAGGAACATTTGGACAGTTTTCATGTCGTTCTGAACAAGTTTGTAActattttagatcattttaaatcaggttttagttgattttttcaACACAAAATTAAGAGTCATTCTGGCCAAATTTAGAggattttggggaaaaaaattgagACTTTTAAAgactaaatctgtttttgttcatgATGATTACACTAATAAGTTAAACGTAACAATATATTAAATCATTTGTGCAAGAGAGAGTAGATACAagtggttggaggtcattaagcgtgacagaagtctttgtcatggtgctcctttTCTAGCTAAAACCCTACAGCTTGCCAACACAGAACTACCTATCTCCTTTGGTTGCTGCAGTAATAAACAATAAGATCTATTGGAGTTATAAAACGTGccaaaaaacattcagtttacaggaggtcctcgacttacatctGAGTTCCGTATTTCCATCGGTTTTCGCGGTAAGTTGGGactccagtgaaaatgtaaacaaagccgttccaTACATCGCGATATCGATCGGTTCtccagaaaagtcatgaattcAACGACTTTCAtacatgtatgaatcatttcacAAGAAGATAATAGAATGTGCTGACCTGTTTCTACAACTTGGTCTGATAATGCCGAGGTTCAtcggtgtttctgttcccagtgttttattctcacttccatggagacggctttccttttcttccaaacatcagaagagtctgatttATGTttggagccataatgaaggacaaaaggttcgtgaatgcagcacaatccaaggtggagtacaaccggagaatggaaacaaagcggTCTGATAGTGCcacgtgacgacgtattcatccgctctgctcgtcaactagttccacgtaaccagtccCGACGAAcgctgtaagtcgaggaccccctgttCTGTAGATAAACCCAAGAACATTCACCATCAATTCAGTTAATTGCTGCAGCATCACATAAAACAGTTtcgtttttattgtgtttgagcGTGCAGTAAAATGAACAATCAGGTTGGAAAACACAGAAGATGTCCTCACAAACCTAGAAGTacaacacacgcacacacacacacagtctgtccTGAGTGTGAGCCGCCTAATTCCTCCCAGCTGAGCATCTCCGCAGCCAAACATCTGTCCAGatgtccacagcagcagcagcaacaacaacacactccTGAGTTTCTAGTGCTGACCACATTTAAACACAACGGCCGAagatcaaactttatttaaaaaccTCAGTACAACAAAACAATCATGTCTGTAATGGAGAACCGTGGTAGAGCGGGTTGCACCAACGAGGATTCAGTTTAAACAAAGGTTGCTCCTTTTTAATCTGAAAATAACACAACTTTAACTGGATTTGGTGTTTTTTACTTGTCCACAAGGGGCACCACTGAGCTCTAAGACTTTCCCATAATTCCTCTGAGGGGGTGGAGCATTGTTTAAAAGGAGTCAGTCAGTTAGCATTTAGCATCTGTAGCGAGTCCATTGATGTGCAGAAAAACTTCACCGATTAAGAAGGATGCTGATAAGCTAAAAACAGGACGATTTTTAAGCGACTTCTGCAGGTTTCTAAACAAGTTTACTCCTTTTTATTCCCACTGAACGTCACCATAATGGCGTCATCGAGAAGTTTAAACCACACGGAGGCTAAATATTTGTGTATTGCTTCTGTTTGTTTGGATTTGGTAAAGTTACAACTCGGAAAAGAAGTGATTTTTCACAGAAGTTGCGTAGGTTTTGTGTTTGAAATTGTTTACCAAgaacagaaaagcaacaaagaaatgttttacctcagattttggacaatttgttgacattttaagaTGTTATCTTTGACTCAGAGGGGAATTAAGTGGACAATCACAAATACATTCGGCGATAATTTAAGAAAAGTTGCTGTTTGTAGTAAAAGCACTGTTTATTTACTGCTAGCTAACATTTTTAATAAGGTGTTTCTCAGTTAAAACTCATTTTCCTCTTTAGTAGCTGGgttagcatttagcagctaaagggCCCAGTATTTCCTTTgggaggtggtggagaccaaaaatggagTCAAAAGAGAGGAAATGTTGGGCTTTAATTCTTGCAGCTTGATGCACTGCTCCCTAGTGGCCAAATTAACAATAAAGTAGGTGTAAATCTGAGTTTAAACATCGTCCTCTTTGGTGAAACCCAACCTTAAAATGTTTGAATgtctaaaaaacaaactgttaccTAATTAGCCAAATCTTTTTGTAACTTTTGAAGATTCTTGATAACAGAGGAATGGAACAACGAGCcagagaaggaaacaaagaCGAGGAAGAAAAAAGCTTCACTTTGGCAGAAATGATTtcaactgttttctttccttcagGCACAACAAACTCACCGACGTTGCACAAGTatttgaaaagtaaaaaaaacaaataaaaacagcacgGTGTTTGTCGCCACAAACACTCATAGAGCATGGGGATGTGGGGAAGTCGTTCTACCAGCGAAAACCAGCTGTGAAGAAACCTCCGGATGCCAAACTCTCACCTTCAACCTCCAGCAGCGAACAAGCAAAGATTGTTTTTATCGACTCACTCATCTGAAGATTGTATATTATCGTTACTCGTATTACTGCGCTGCAGAAACACTACAGAAGAACCTGGGCGGACATATTTAAAGTCATTTCCTGCGACAGGTTTGGGTTTATGGTGCAGGTTGATGATTGGACGGATTTTTGTTTCATCATCAGGGCTACACTCAGCTGATCTCCACTCAACTGTAATGTATTTCCTTTCAATGAATGTAAAGAAGTAAACATTTACACCAAAGTCCTGCCGTGTTTCCTTTCATACCATcattttactgcacattttGGGCTGTTTTATGAAACAATCGCCACGCTTTGCTGTGAAAAGTTCAAGAAAAACCGTCTGTGCCTAAATATCTAAACTATAAACACACGTAAACATTTTAgcacaaaacaaactaatttAGTCAAATAAAAGGTAGAAAAcaaggaaaggagaggaaacaaggagaTTAACAAGGAAAGGAGACAAGGAGATTAAATTAGGAAAGGAAACAAGGAGATAAACAAGGAAAGGAGACAAGAAGATAAACAaggagaggaaacaaggagaTAAATTAGGAAACAAGAAGTGGAGACAAGGAGAGCAAACaaggagaggaaagaaggagATTACCAaggagaggaaacaaggagaTAAACAAGGAGACAAGGAGATAAACAAGGAAAGGAGACAAGGAGATAAACAAGGAAAGGAGACAAGGAGATAAACAAGgaaaggagacaaggagaggaaacaaggagataaaacaaggaaaagaaacaaggaaacagacagataaacaagGGAAAGAAATAAGAGGAGACAAGGACATAAACaaggaaaggaaacaaggaGATTAAATTAGGAAAGGAAACAAGGGAAGGAAATAAGACAAGGACACAAGGAGATAAAAAGGACAGGAAACTAGGAGATAAACCAGGAAAGGAAACAAGGAGACATAGAgatgaataaatataaaaattcaactttattgaCAACACTGAATAATTTCAGCAAAAATGAAACCAGTTTTTAGTTCATTTActgaaagtgaataaaaacgCTGAAGTTTGCAGTTTATTAAATGTGATGAATTTGGTTTGATACGAGgaataaaaaccaaacacacatgtttttattattgcaaagttttgcattttttaattttaatataaatataaatcatCTTTTCTTACATGTCATCTGTGCAAAAGTGATGAAGAGTGAAGCTAAGGACTGAGGAGCTAAACTGAAGGTTCCTTTGTTTCATCCAGAAGCTGTTCTAAATCACGCTTTAGTGTTTCGTCTCCGAAgagctgctttgtttgtttgtttgtttgtttgtgtccgGAGCTGTGAGTGAGAATCCAGAGTGTGGTGAAGTACCGATGGGTTGAGTTTGTGGTGGAGTCAGTAGTAAAACCCAGAAATCAACGGTCCGGTGTGGACGGGGTCCTTCCACAGCGTCAGTAGTCCATCAGTCAGTCCGTCACACTTCCTGTCACGTGATTCTTACCGCTGCTGTGATTGGTCGGCTCTAGATGGGGCTCAGCGTCTGCCGCTGGTACTGGGTCAGCTCCGGGTGCCAGACGTCCACGATGAAGATCAGACGAAAGCTGTCGGCCTCCTGCCACACCTCGTGTTCAAAGGAGTCGTCGAAGATGAGGACTTTACCTTCCTCCCACTCCCTGAgacgtggaggaggaggaggaggagaagtgaGACACTTTGTTTTTACATCAGCATCATTCATTGTTTCAGGATTTTTGAAGTCGTACTGATGACATAAAGAGTTTAATACAAACCGAAAAGAAGCAAGGAAAGGAGACAAGGAGATAAACGAGATAAATaaggaaaggaaacaaggagatgaacaaggaaaggaaaagaaacaagGAGATAAACAAGGAAAGGAAACTAAGAGAGGAAACTAAGAGCTCAACTAGGAGCTAAACAAGGAGATAGATaaggaaaggaaacaaggaGACAAACAAGGAGATACACAATGAAAGTAAACAAGGAAATAAACAAAGAGCTAAAGGAGGAGCTAAAAGAGAAGCTAAAGGAGGAGCTAAAGGAGGAGCTAAACTAGGAGCTAAATGAGGAGCTAAACGAGGAGCTGACACCTGGTCTGGTCGGTGCATCGGATCCGGCAGCCCTGTTTGGGGATGACCAGGCCCAGATGCATCCTCAGCCTGCAGTTGGTGGGTCCAGTATGAGGCCAGACGTGAGTCCCAGGATGCATCACTGAGAACTTAATCTGGACAGACGGCAGACATGGTTACTAGAGAGAAAACATGAACTTCCAGGACAGCTGGGACTAAAAGTGGACAGTAAAAGCATGGATTTGGTGACTctttggatatttttggacATGAAATCCTTAAAATCAGCTTATTGACATGTCAGGTCACATGTTTTATCCTGCAGGCCCAAATATaagacaacacttcctgttcTAATACTTATTCTGGACAGAGGAAGGTACAGAGATACCATTAGTCCAAAGTGGAGAAAATCCGTCCCTGAAGCCTCGCAGGTGTTCAAACTCTGCAGCTGTTACATCTTCAGGACTCTTTCTGGCTCTCAGCACCAACCAAACCGAAACTAATCTGTCCGTTTGCTGGATGCTCTGTGATCTCAGTCTGAGCCTGTTCCTAAACGAGGGTTCATGCTTGTTCTGACCTGCTTTCACTTCCTGGAAATATAATTCTTTGTGGCAAATCTCCAAGAAAACTGAGTTTAAAACACAAGACCAcaaactacacagctaaagtcatagaagTACAGCTAACTATGAAGCTCAAGTTGTTAAAAGACAGCTAaatacacagctaaagtcatagaaatACAGCTAACTATGAAGCTAAAGTTGAGAAAAGACAGCTAagtacacagctaaagtcatagaagTACAGCTAACTATGAAGCTAAAGTTGTTAAAAGACAGCTAagtacacagctaaagtcatagaagTACAGCTAACTATGAAGCTAAAGTTGTTAAAAGACAGCTAagtacacagctaaagtcatagaaatACAGCTAACTATGAAGCTAAAGTTGTTAAAAGACAGCTAaatacacagctaaagtcatagaaatACAGCTAACTATGAAGCTAAAGTTGTTAAAAGACAGCTAagtacacagctaaagtcatagaaatACAGCTAACTATGAAGCTAAAGTTGTTAAAAGACAGCTAaatacacagctaaagtcatagaaatACAGCTAACTATGAAGCTAAAGTTGTTAAAAGACAGCTAaatacacagctaaagtcatagaagTACAGCTAACTATGAAGCTAAAGTTGTTAAAAGACAGCTAagtacacagctaaagtcatagaaatACAGCTAACTATGAAGCTAAAGTTGTTAAAAGACAGCTAagtacacagctaaagtcatagaagTACAGCTAACTATGAAGCTAAAGTTGTTAAAAGACAGCTAagtacacagctaaagtcatagaaatACAGCTAACTATGAAGCTAAAGTTGTTAAAAGACAGCTAagtacacagctaaagtcatagaaagcGCTAACTACAGTTAATGTAATGGATAAACAGCTAACTACAGCTAAAATCAAATATACAGAGGCCAAAAACATTCTATCTGCCAGTGTGTACCTGTCCTCTTTTGCATCCTGTAGCTTCAGGGAATCTTTCCAGCAGCGAGCAGGTTTTCGGGGCTCCTTGACAAGAATTTCCAACTTTTCTCCCtgaccacaaacacaccagaaatacagaaaaacatcaattaatcacatttaaggaactggAACCTCTGTTTTTTTGACAATACAAGCGACTTATTGATATTAAAAACACTGTGGGCTAATTTTCAGCCGATGAAATGAGTTCGTACCTTGCTGCCACAGAGTGTACTGGCCCCACTCTCC is a window encoding:
- the LOC110965484 gene encoding clavesin-1-like, translating into MTHLHAGLSSETTEKARLELNENPDTLHQDIQQVRDMIVTRPDIGFLRTDDDFILRFLRARKFDQVETFRLLAQYFQFRQQNLDMFQSFKVDDPGIKRALMDGFPGVLETPDQQGRKILILFASNWDQSRNSFTDILRAILLSLEVLIENPELQINGFILIIDWSNFSFKQASKLTPNILKLAIEGLQDSFPARFGGIHFVNQPWYIHAMYTIIKPFLKDKTRKRIFLHGNNLNSLHQLIQPECLPSEFGGTLPPYDMGIWARTLLGPDYNDETEYTLTYDALHVRENCGGDKDLMKRSQSAVEPGTLRQTDRETSTPLLALD